From a region of the Zingiber officinale cultivar Zhangliang chromosome 4B, Zo_v1.1, whole genome shotgun sequence genome:
- the LOC121977633 gene encoding probable WRKY transcription factor 2, with the protein MENPAEERKVEASSENFQYQPEFCIQSGSTFASDQKNTTNNAMLNQQIADSIVVSGRQNREAGLRRELSAPLGTPAEDGYNWRKYGQKQVKGSENPRSYYKCTHPNCQMKKKVERSHEGGITEIIYKGSHNHLKPNLDCRFSAPSPNPLNELKSDGSEQPDSQASFDEKPIKGSSQSGNGCQDCLGDGLEATSAAPIAAEFCDASNALQENQDGDHPSPESIDVSSAMSNDEEDDQETHGSISLSGGEETESRSRKLDSCVVEINAASRTIREPRVVIQTMSEIDILDDGYRWRKYGQKVVKGNPNPRSYYKCTNPGCTVRKHIERASHDLKSVITTYEGTHNHEVPTTRRSGHQNSGSSNVSSSNSATQSRSLLQKHEPIQDRFARFNTHTPLSTFNFPQKGQLGTATSFPFAMGQPSLSNLSMSGFNPIAAASTPIVPPVHSFPSHGHPTEAGYMMHKLDLKEEFLPDTFLPLPNSMSVYHQMISKPTCVIECRSKDGYSFSQV; encoded by the exons ATGGAAAATCCCGCAGAGGAACGCAAAGTAGAAGCTAGTAGTGAGAATTTCCAATACCAACCAGAATTCTGCATTCAATCTGGTTCTACTTTTGCATCTGATCAAAAAAATACTACAAATAATGCTATGCTAAACCAGCAAATTGCAGACTCTATTGTGGTGAGTGGCCGACAAAACAGAGAAGCAGGCCTACGGAGGGAACTCTCTGCGCCTCTTGGGACTCCAGCTGAGGATGGATATAATTGGAGAAAATATGGCCAGAAACAGGTAAAGGGTAGTGAGAATCCGAGAAGCTACTACAAATGCACTCACCCAAATTgtcagatgaagaagaaagtcgaGCGGTCTCATGAAGGTGGGATTACTGAGATAATCTACAAGGGTTCCCACAACCATCTGAAACCTAACCTTGATTGCCGGTTTAGTGCTCCTTCACCAAACCCACTCAATGAACTTAAGAGTGATGGCTCAGAGCAGCCAGATTCACAAGCAAGTTTTGATGAAAAACCAATAAAAGGAAGCTCTCAAAGTGGTAATGGATGCCAAGATTGTTTGGGGGATGGCCTGGAGGCAACTTCAGCTGCACCAATTGCTGCTGAATTCTGTGATGCCTCTAATGCATTGCAAGAGAACCAAGATGGTGATCATCCATCCCCAGAGTCTATTGATGTTTCTTCTGCAATGTCCAATGATGAAGAAGATGATCAAGAAACTCATGGCAGTATCTCCCTCAGCGGTGGAGAAGAGACAGAGTCAAGATCCAG GAAGCTAGATTCTTGTGTTGTTGAGATAAATGCTGCTTCAAGAACAATTCGTGAACCAAGAGTTGTGATTCAGACAATGAGTGAGATTGACATTCTTGATGATGGATATCGTTGGCGAAAGTATGGCCAAAAGGTTGTCAaaggaaatccaaatccaag GAGTTATTACAAGTGTACAAATCCTGGGTGCACTGTCCGAAAGCACATAGAGAGGGCTTCACATGATCTCAAATCAGTGATCACGACCTATGAGGGAACACATAACCATGAAGTCCCAACGACTAGAAGAAGTGGTCATCAGAACTCTGGCTCCTCAAATGTATCATCATCTAATTCGGCTACCCAATCTCGCAGTCTTCTGCAAAAACATGAACCAATCCAAGACAGATTTGCAAGATTCAATACTCACACTCCTCTCAGCACTTTTAACTTTCCACAAAAAGGCCAGTTAGGGACTGCTACAAGCTTCCCTTTTGCAATGGGGCAGCCAAGCTTGTCCAACCTTTCTATGTCTGGATTCAATCCTATTGCAGCAGCAAGTACGCCAATTGTTCCACCAGTCCATTCATTTCCAAGTCATGGACATCCTACTGAAGCAGGATACATGATGCATAAATTAGACCTCAAGGAAGAATTTTTGCCCGATACATTTCTTCCTCTGCCAAATTCTATGTCAGTTTATCATCAGATGATAAGCAAGCCTACCTGTGTTATAGAATGCAGAAGCAAAGATGGCTATTCCTTCAGTCAAGTTTAA